The proteins below come from a single Salinilacihabitans rarus genomic window:
- a CDS encoding cupin domain-containing protein — translation MERISLADRDPTEAVEGVHLALLAGAESTNVQHFEIEPGAVVEEHSHPHEQTGFVYEGELTFLVAGEEVVCGPGDSYAIPGGQPHAAENRGEEAVRGVDVFSPPRENPGWQDDGESD, via the coding sequence ATGGAACGGATCTCGCTCGCGGACCGGGACCCCACCGAGGCCGTCGAGGGCGTCCACCTCGCGTTGCTGGCGGGCGCCGAGTCGACGAACGTCCAGCACTTCGAGATCGAACCCGGCGCGGTCGTCGAGGAGCACAGCCACCCCCACGAGCAGACGGGGTTCGTCTACGAGGGCGAACTCACGTTCCTCGTCGCCGGGGAGGAGGTCGTCTGCGGCCCCGGCGACTCGTACGCGATTCCGGGCGGCCAGCCCCACGCCGCCGAGAACCGCGGCGAGGAGGCCGTCCGGGGCGTGGACGTCTTCAGCCCGCCGCGGGAGAACCCCGGCTGGCAGGACGACGGCGAGAGCGACTAG
- a CDS encoding S9 family peptidase: MTDSDDVLSELASLPTFHHPTASPDGSEVAVYYDGSGRNELCLVDAETGEMRQVSDGEVPRNARWFLRWDAGGDRVYFHLDDGGDEQNDVYAIDRDGAVEPVVEMDGQTILFDVHEEFLLVGSSAGGQMNLYRHDLATGETTKATDYERAVMSGTVSPDGERIAYATNETDDYENVDVYVADADGSNPRNLELGETGAEANVADWGPDGDRLLVADNTEDLGRAGVYDLDRDEVTWFGDLDAEEEPVQFLPGGDRFLALRTRRAAVMPVVYDVETGASRELDLPEGVASFPRVGEAALADDRVLVSHTTPDRRPELLAADLGSEAETAPERRAGDTATRESESESESESEYDVLIEAEYGDLDPDRFVDAEYFRFESDGVAATEAAAVDLDPATDLEIEALLYDSGERPSPLLVKPHGGPRGADQRSFDLYTQFLLTRGYSVLEVNYRGSTGRGRAFLEELYGDWGGAEQADVARGVEHVLATRDWIDEDRVVVFGGSYGGYSAYWQLVQYPDRYDAGIAWIGLTDLVEMYETTMPHFRTELMEKYLGSPEENPDRYEQRSPITHAENLDAPLLVVHGVNDRRVPVSQARLFRDRLADLGYERGEDGDFEYVELGEEGHASSDVDQKIRLFRILDDFLDRRLGTPGA, encoded by the coding sequence ATGACGGATTCGGACGACGTCCTCTCCGAACTGGCGAGCCTTCCGACGTTTCACCACCCGACCGCCTCCCCCGACGGCTCGGAGGTGGCCGTCTACTACGACGGCTCCGGACGCAACGAGTTGTGCCTCGTCGACGCCGAGACCGGCGAGATGCGGCAGGTGAGCGACGGCGAGGTGCCGCGAAACGCCCGGTGGTTCCTGCGGTGGGACGCCGGCGGCGACCGGGTGTACTTCCACCTCGACGACGGCGGCGACGAGCAAAACGACGTCTACGCCATCGACCGCGACGGCGCCGTCGAACCGGTCGTCGAGATGGACGGCCAGACGATCCTCTTCGACGTCCACGAGGAGTTCCTGCTGGTCGGGTCGAGCGCCGGGGGCCAGATGAACCTCTACCGGCACGACCTCGCGACCGGCGAGACCACGAAGGCCACCGACTACGAGCGCGCCGTCATGAGCGGGACCGTCTCACCGGACGGCGAGCGGATCGCCTACGCGACGAACGAGACGGACGACTACGAGAACGTCGACGTCTACGTCGCGGACGCCGACGGCTCGAACCCGCGCAACCTCGAACTCGGCGAGACCGGCGCCGAGGCGAACGTCGCCGACTGGGGCCCCGACGGCGACCGCCTGCTCGTCGCGGACAACACCGAGGACCTCGGCCGCGCCGGCGTCTACGACCTCGACCGCGACGAGGTGACGTGGTTCGGCGACCTCGACGCCGAGGAGGAACCCGTCCAGTTCCTCCCCGGCGGCGACCGGTTCCTCGCGTTGCGGACTCGTCGCGCCGCGGTGATGCCGGTCGTCTACGACGTCGAGACGGGCGCCTCGCGCGAACTCGACCTGCCCGAGGGAGTCGCCTCGTTCCCCCGCGTCGGGGAGGCCGCCCTCGCTGACGACCGGGTGCTCGTCAGCCACACCACCCCCGACCGTCGGCCCGAACTGCTCGCCGCCGACCTCGGGAGCGAGGCCGAGACGGCCCCGGAACGTCGAGCGGGGGACACGGCGACCCGCGAGAGCGAGAGCGAGAGCGAGAGCGAGAGCGAGTACGACGTCCTGATCGAGGCCGAGTACGGCGACCTCGACCCCGACCGGTTCGTCGACGCCGAGTACTTCCGCTTCGAGTCCGACGGCGTCGCGGCGACCGAGGCGGCGGCGGTCGACCTCGATCCCGCGACCGACCTCGAAATCGAGGCGCTGCTGTACGACTCCGGGGAGCGGCCCTCGCCGCTGCTCGTCAAGCCCCACGGCGGGCCGCGGGGGGCCGACCAGCGGTCGTTCGACCTCTACACGCAGTTCCTGCTCACCCGCGGCTACAGCGTCCTGGAGGTGAACTACCGCGGTTCGACCGGCCGCGGCCGCGCGTTCCTCGAGGAACTGTACGGCGACTGGGGCGGGGCCGAGCAGGCCGACGTCGCCCGGGGCGTCGAGCACGTCCTCGCGACCCGCGACTGGATCGACGAGGACCGCGTCGTCGTCTTCGGCGGTTCCTACGGCGGCTACTCGGCGTACTGGCAACTGGTCCAGTACCCCGACCGCTACGACGCGGGCATCGCGTGGATCGGCCTCACCGACCTCGTGGAGATGTACGAGACGACGATGCCTCACTTCCGGACCGAACTGATGGAGAAGTACCTCGGCTCCCCCGAGGAGAACCCCGACCGCTACGAGCAACGCAGTCCGATCACCCACGCCGAGAACCTCGACGCCCCGCTGCTCGTGGTCCACGGCGTCAACGACCGCCGCGTGCCGGTCTCGCAGGCCCGGCTGTTCCGCGACCGCCTCGCGGACCTCGGCTACGAGCGCGGCGAGGACGGCGACTTCGAGTACGTCGAACTCGGCGAGGAGGGCCACGCCTCCTCGGACGTCGACCAGAAGATCAGGCTGTTCCGGATCCTCGACGACTTCCTCGACCGGCGGCTGGGGACGCCGGGAGCGTAG
- a CDS encoding VOC family protein yields MPSNARDERTGLLHHVELYASDLEASVEFWGWLLGELGYEEHQRWADGRSWKRGPTYLVLARADERFRAEGYHRRHPGLNHLAFHAASREHVDDLTAGLRERGATVRYEDEHPYAGGPDHYAVYAEDPERIKVEVVAPPES; encoded by the coding sequence ATGCCGTCGAACGCGCGCGACGAGCGGACGGGACTCCTCCACCACGTCGAACTGTACGCCTCGGACCTCGAAGCCTCGGTCGAGTTCTGGGGGTGGCTGCTCGGCGAACTCGGCTACGAGGAGCACCAGCGCTGGGCGGACGGGCGATCGTGGAAGCGCGGGCCGACGTACCTCGTGCTCGCGCGGGCCGACGAGCGGTTCCGGGCGGAAGGCTACCACCGGCGACACCCGGGGCTGAACCACCTCGCGTTCCACGCGGCCTCGCGCGAGCACGTCGACGACCTGACGGCCGGCCTCCGGGAGCGGGGCGCGACCGTCCGCTACGAGGACGAGCACCCGTACGCGGGCGGCCCGGACCACTACGCCGTCTACGCCGAGGACCCCGAGCGGATCAAAGTCGAGGTCGTCGCGCCGCCGGAGTCGTGA
- a CDS encoding DUF5817 domain-containing protein: MYAVVGCSECSHLWLIEGRSETTQCPRCGSRKKYEKRKKFVETDDADHAREVRASMLANRQGAGEAFAELDSFADLESQVEGGVVDETEYLEASGLDAGEIRDAGERDPRGPARAGSKKDVVERALEDLDRPTEEEVVAYAGDHGVPADYVETALEKLVRRGEVSESRGRYRKL, encoded by the coding sequence ATGTACGCGGTCGTCGGCTGTAGCGAGTGCTCGCACCTCTGGCTCATCGAGGGGCGCTCGGAGACGACGCAGTGTCCCCGCTGTGGCTCCCGCAAGAAGTACGAGAAGCGAAAGAAGTTCGTCGAGACCGACGACGCCGACCACGCACGCGAGGTGCGCGCCTCGATGCTCGCGAACCGGCAGGGCGCGGGCGAGGCGTTCGCCGAACTCGACTCCTTTGCCGACCTCGAATCGCAGGTCGAGGGCGGCGTCGTCGACGAGACGGAGTACCTCGAGGCGTCGGGCCTCGACGCCGGGGAGATCCGCGACGCGGGCGAGCGGGACCCGCGCGGGCCGGCCCGCGCCGGGAGCAAGAAGGACGTCGTCGAGCGCGCGCTGGAGGACCTCGACCGGCCGACCGAGGAGGAGGTGGTCGCCTACGCCGGCGACCACGGCGTCCCCGCGGACTACGTCGAGACGGCCCTCGAGAAACTCGTCCGCCGCGGCGAGGTCAGCGAGAGTCGCGGCCGGTACCGGAAGCTCTGA
- the hmgA gene encoding hydroxymethylglutaryl-CoA reductase (NADPH), whose product MSDPETLAERVREGDLRLHELEEHTDPDAAAEARRLLIEAETGADLGTVGDYSFPAETAETAIENMIGAAQVPMGVVGPAEVDGSAADGEFYLPLATTEGALLASVNRGLSVIRSAGGATARVTKNGMTRAPVFRVAGVAEAAETVEWVEGNLDALREAAESTTNHGELLGVEPYVVGDSVYLRFAYDAKDAMGMNMATIATEAACEVVEAETPASLVALSGNLCSDKKPAAINAVEGRGRSVTADVVIPGEVVEERLHTTADAVVEANTRKNLVGSAKAGSLGFNAHAANVVAAAFLATGQDEAQVVEGANAITTMDAREREDGETDLYAAVSLASLEVGTVGGGTKLPTQSEALDVLGLRGGGDPAGANADALAEVIAVGALAGELSLLAALASNHLASAHDELGR is encoded by the coding sequence ATGAGCGACCCCGAGACACTCGCCGAGCGAGTCCGCGAGGGCGACCTCCGACTGCACGAACTCGAGGAGCACACGGACCCCGACGCGGCCGCCGAGGCCCGCCGTCTCCTGATCGAGGCCGAGACCGGCGCCGACCTCGGGACCGTCGGCGACTACTCGTTCCCCGCCGAGACCGCGGAGACGGCCATCGAGAACATGATCGGCGCGGCGCAGGTGCCGATGGGCGTCGTCGGGCCGGCCGAGGTCGACGGCAGCGCGGCCGACGGCGAGTTCTACCTGCCGCTCGCGACCACCGAGGGCGCGCTGCTCGCGTCGGTCAACCGCGGGCTCTCGGTGATCCGGAGCGCCGGCGGGGCGACCGCCCGGGTCACGAAGAACGGGATGACCCGCGCGCCGGTGTTCCGCGTCGCGGGCGTCGCCGAGGCCGCCGAGACCGTCGAGTGGGTCGAGGGGAACCTCGACGCGCTGCGCGAGGCCGCCGAGTCGACGACGAACCACGGCGAGTTGCTGGGCGTCGAACCGTACGTCGTCGGCGACTCCGTCTACCTCCGGTTCGCCTACGACGCCAAGGACGCGATGGGGATGAACATGGCCACCATCGCCACCGAGGCCGCCTGCGAGGTCGTCGAGGCCGAGACGCCGGCGTCGCTCGTCGCGCTCTCCGGCAACCTCTGTTCGGACAAGAAGCCGGCGGCGATCAACGCCGTCGAGGGCCGGGGCCGCTCCGTGACGGCGGACGTCGTGATCCCCGGCGAGGTCGTCGAGGAGCGCCTGCACACCACCGCGGACGCCGTCGTCGAGGCGAACACGCGCAAGAACCTCGTCGGCAGCGCGAAGGCCGGCAGCCTCGGGTTCAACGCCCACGCCGCGAACGTCGTCGCCGCGGCGTTCCTCGCGACCGGCCAGGACGAGGCGCAGGTCGTCGAGGGCGCGAACGCCATCACGACGATGGACGCCCGCGAACGCGAGGACGGGGAAACCGACCTCTACGCCGCCGTCTCGCTGGCCTCCCTCGAAGTCGGCACCGTCGGCGGCGGAACGAAGCTCCCGACCCAGTCGGAGGCGCTCGACGTGCTCGGCCTCCGCGGCGGGGGCGACCCCGCCGGCGCGAACGCCGACGCGCTGGCCGAAGTGATCGCCGTCGGCGCGCTGGCCGGCGAACTCTCGCTGCTGGCCGCGCTCGCCTCGAACCACCTCGCGAGCGCCCACGACGAACTCGGCCGATAA
- a CDS encoding amidohydrolase, protein MTDAADRLLVNAEVHTLADPDEVHEAVAIRDGEVVRVGTRYEAEFLEGVETDVIDCGGRVVVPGFVDAHTHVENLGQYLVHADLSAVAGPADAVDALREGADPDREWVLGFGYDESEWAEDRYLTREDLDRVSEERPVVAMRVDMHTASLNSVALDRLVEAMPEADVETEGGEPTGVVVEAATEAVWEAIEPDYAETRELVTAAIERAVSLGVTCVHDKVRDSHAPRVYRDLDLAGDLDCRVRIDYWSDHLESLLDAGLATNAGSEFVRVGGVKSYTDGSFGGRTAKLFEPYADAPAGDDEGDDARGQWVVDPDELAELVERADGNGYQMTVHAIGDEAVAETVAALAATDRPEARHRVEHAELATDEAIERMADAGLVASVQPNFLRWAGEGGLYDRRLGEERRKRSNRFRTMLDAGVPLAFGSDCMPLDPLLGVHHAVNAPAEAQRLSVTEALRAYTLGGAYAGFDEDRLGTIEVGKKADLVVLADSPWERPDRIDGIDVAATLVDGEVVYDAMA, encoded by the coding sequence ATGACCGACGCCGCCGACCGCCTGCTGGTAAACGCCGAGGTGCACACGCTCGCCGACCCGGACGAGGTCCACGAGGCCGTCGCGATCCGCGACGGCGAGGTCGTCCGCGTCGGGACGCGCTACGAGGCCGAGTTCCTCGAAGGCGTCGAGACCGACGTGATCGACTGCGGGGGCCGGGTCGTCGTCCCCGGCTTCGTCGACGCCCACACCCACGTGGAGAACCTCGGCCAGTACCTCGTCCACGCCGACCTCTCCGCCGTCGCGGGACCGGCCGACGCCGTCGACGCCCTCCGCGAGGGGGCCGACCCCGACCGCGAGTGGGTCCTCGGGTTCGGCTACGACGAGAGCGAGTGGGCCGAGGACCGCTACCTCACCCGCGAGGACCTGGACCGGGTGAGCGAGGAGCGGCCCGTCGTCGCGATGCGCGTCGACATGCACACCGCGTCGCTGAACTCGGTCGCGCTCGACCGACTGGTCGAGGCGATGCCCGAGGCGGACGTCGAGACCGAGGGCGGCGAGCCCACGGGGGTCGTCGTCGAGGCGGCGACCGAGGCCGTCTGGGAGGCGATCGAACCCGACTACGCCGAGACGCGCGAACTGGTGACCGCGGCGATCGAACGCGCGGTCTCGCTGGGGGTCACCTGCGTCCACGACAAGGTCCGGGACTCACACGCCCCGCGGGTCTACCGCGACCTCGACCTCGCGGGCGACCTCGACTGCCGGGTGCGGATCGACTACTGGAGCGACCACCTCGAAAGCCTGCTCGACGCCGGGCTGGCGACGAACGCGGGCAGCGAGTTCGTCCGGGTCGGCGGGGTCAAGTCGTACACCGACGGGAGCTTCGGCGGCCGGACGGCGAAGCTGTTCGAGCCCTACGCGGACGCCCCCGCGGGCGACGACGAAGGCGACGACGCCCGCGGCCAGTGGGTCGTCGACCCGGACGAACTCGCCGAACTCGTCGAGCGCGCCGACGGCAACGGCTACCAGATGACCGTCCACGCCATCGGCGACGAGGCGGTCGCGGAGACGGTGGCGGCGCTCGCGGCGACCGACCGCCCCGAGGCGCGCCACCGCGTCGAGCACGCCGAACTCGCGACCGACGAGGCCATCGAGCGGATGGCCGACGCGGGACTCGTCGCCTCCGTCCAGCCGAACTTCCTCCGGTGGGCCGGCGAGGGCGGCCTCTACGACCGCCGCCTCGGCGAGGAGCGCCGGAAGCGGTCGAACCGCTTCCGGACGATGCTCGACGCGGGCGTCCCGCTCGCGTTCGGGTCGGACTGTATGCCCCTCGACCCCCTCCTCGGCGTCCACCACGCGGTAAACGCCCCCGCCGAGGCCCAGCGGCTCTCGGTGACCGAGGCCCTGCGGGCGTACACGCTCGGCGGCGCCTACGCCGGCTTCGACGAGGATCGGCTGGGAACGATCGAGGTCGGCAAGAAGGCGGACCTCGTGGTGCTCGCGGACTCCCCGTGGGAGCGCCCCGACCGGATCGACGGCATCGACGTCGCGGCGACGCTCGTCGACGGCGAGGTCGTCTACGACGCGATGGCGTGA
- a CDS encoding NAD(P)/FAD-dependent oxidoreductase, which produces MTETDSADVIVVGGGPAGLSAALFTAKNGLETTVFDTDETWLHKAHLFNYPGIGSVGGSEFVATTRQQVDAFGVERRQGEAVTGVASVEGGFAVETDAGTYDARYVILATGADRELAVDLGCETTDEGVVDVDLDMETSVEGAYATGAMVRPEKWEAAISVGDGAAAALDVLSEERGERYHDFDVPADAERALGAVADE; this is translated from the coding sequence ATGACCGAAACGGACTCTGCCGACGTGATCGTGGTCGGCGGCGGCCCCGCCGGCCTGAGCGCGGCGCTTTTCACCGCGAAGAACGGCCTCGAAACGACCGTCTTCGACACGGACGAGACGTGGCTGCACAAGGCCCACCTGTTCAACTACCCCGGCATCGGCTCCGTCGGCGGCAGCGAGTTCGTCGCGACGACCCGCCAGCAGGTCGACGCCTTCGGCGTCGAGCGCCGCCAGGGCGAGGCGGTCACCGGCGTCGCGTCGGTCGAGGGCGGTTTCGCCGTCGAGACCGACGCGGGAACGTACGACGCGCGGTACGTGATCCTCGCGACGGGCGCCGACCGGGAACTCGCGGTCGACCTCGGCTGCGAGACGACCGACGAGGGCGTCGTCGACGTCGACCTCGACATGGAGACGAGCGTCGAGGGCGCCTACGCGACCGGCGCGATGGTCCGCCCCGAGAAGTGGGAGGCGGCCATCTCGGTCGGCGACGGCGCCGCGGCCGCCCTCGACGTGCTGAGCGAGGAGAGAGGCGAACGCTACCACGACTTCGACGTCCCCGCGGACGCCGAGCGCGCGCTCGGTGCGGTGGCCGACGAGTAG
- a CDS encoding vWA domain-containing protein — MSADEGFVEIVGTDPSTYPEIDVNVRVDSDAGRDGELTADDFEVYEDGERVEIIDFEYSASSLDLVFVFDDSGSMGNEISSMKRKVKGLTEDIDEAGIDARYGLVSFRDDVDTDLTFTDDADALKDAVDSLEAYGGGDFPEDNFDAIVTALEDDYRDDAQKIVVDITDATSHYDGDDSGFSEYTLSDVATALNERGASFVAVSPGYDDPDASLKVLAEETGGLWIDIGDADFDRILDRISDLVVELYVLRYESDTEPGGVGEVGVEVEDPDLGTDSASGTVSVPEDTEPTVPSRFTELASEKSALAEQVDENSLGILDDTGLVSPVIDALRSAVESGDVAGETATASLERLRAGEQVTDAVLAGAGPGSSEYNTADTNLAKATARSAVNPMIELLFAGISVVRAARHLPFVGGAAKRAARYIADLVADAAGKISSRLERIIRAQGEDAGFALLGEVESRSKSAGKPIAEDEFREARSEQSDVLVEDNVDVLFEDYLFNEEYDWFGNPTEPLDESLYTLVEGVDPDTDSPSPTGDDEAALSAAETALEDVNDIQRTTVEEVSQTESILKAVGVLSGVLAAAALVAGVTGIGSPVGVVLGAASALLGIGVSVPLTMANWGLGVNGMLGTRYRHQTAVDEILHPEGGT; from the coding sequence GTGAGCGCGGACGAGGGGTTCGTCGAGATCGTCGGGACCGATCCGAGCACCTATCCGGAGATCGACGTGAACGTGCGCGTCGATTCGGACGCAGGACGTGACGGGGAACTCACGGCAGACGATTTCGAGGTGTACGAAGACGGCGAACGGGTGGAGATCATCGACTTCGAGTACTCCGCGTCGTCGCTCGACCTCGTCTTCGTCTTCGACGACTCGGGTAGCATGGGTAACGAGATTTCGTCGATGAAACGGAAGGTCAAGGGGTTGACCGAGGACATCGACGAGGCGGGAATCGACGCGCGGTACGGACTCGTCTCGTTTCGTGACGACGTCGACACCGACCTGACGTTCACCGACGACGCCGATGCGTTGAAAGACGCGGTCGATTCGCTGGAGGCGTACGGCGGCGGTGACTTCCCCGAGGACAACTTCGACGCAATCGTGACGGCACTCGAGGACGACTACCGCGACGACGCGCAGAAAATCGTCGTCGACATCACCGACGCGACGTCTCACTACGACGGGGACGACAGCGGATTCTCGGAATACACGCTCTCGGACGTCGCCACGGCCCTGAACGAACGGGGGGCGAGTTTTGTCGCCGTCTCGCCCGGGTACGACGACCCCGACGCCAGCCTGAAGGTCCTCGCCGAGGAGACCGGCGGCCTGTGGATCGACATCGGCGACGCCGACTTCGATCGGATTCTCGATCGGATCTCCGATCTCGTCGTCGAACTGTACGTTCTCCGATACGAGTCGGACACCGAACCGGGCGGGGTCGGCGAGGTCGGCGTCGAAGTCGAGGATCCGGATCTCGGCACCGACTCGGCCTCCGGGACGGTCTCCGTTCCGGAGGATACAGAGCCGACGGTGCCGTCGCGCTTCACCGAACTCGCGTCCGAGAAGTCGGCTCTCGCCGAGCAGGTCGACGAGAACAGCCTCGGCATCCTCGACGATACCGGACTGGTGTCGCCGGTGATCGACGCGCTGCGGTCCGCCGTGGAGTCGGGCGACGTGGCGGGCGAGACGGCGACAGCCTCTCTCGAGCGGCTTCGGGCCGGCGAGCAGGTGACGGACGCAGTACTGGCCGGCGCGGGCCCGGGTTCGTCCGAGTACAACACGGCCGACACGAACCTCGCGAAGGCGACCGCGAGGTCTGCGGTCAATCCGATGATCGAACTCCTTTTCGCGGGAATCTCCGTCGTGCGCGCCGCGCGCCATCTCCCCTTCGTCGGAGGCGCGGCGAAGCGCGCCGCACGGTACATCGCGGACCTCGTCGCCGACGCGGCCGGGAAGATTAGTTCTCGTCTCGAACGCATCATCCGCGCCCAGGGCGAGGACGCCGGCTTTGCGCTCCTCGGCGAGGTCGAGAGCCGATCCAAGAGCGCCGGGAAGCCGATCGCGGAGGACGAGTTTCGGGAGGCCCGGTCGGAACAGTCCGACGTTCTCGTCGAGGACAACGTCGACGTCCTGTTCGAGGATTACCTGTTCAACGAGGAATACGACTGGTTCGGGAACCCGACCGAACCCCTCGACGAGTCGCTGTACACGCTCGTAGAGGGCGTAGACCCCGACACCGACTCCCCGTCACCGACGGGCGACGACGAGGCCGCGCTCTCCGCGGCCGAAACCGCCCTCGAAGACGTCAACGACATCCAACGGACCACCGTCGAGGAAGTGTCGCAGACCGAGAGCATACTGAAGGCGGTCGGAGTGCTCTCGGGGGTCCTCGCGGCCGCGGCCCTGGTGGCGGGCGTTACGGGGATCGGGTCGCCGGTCGGAGTGGTGCTTGGAGCCGCCTCCGCTCTCCTCGGAATCGGCGTCTCCGTGCCCCTGACGATGGCCAACTGGGGGCTCGGCGTCAACGGAATGCTCGGAACCCGGTACAGACACCAGACCGCCGTCGACGAGATCCTTCATCCCGAGGGGGGTACCTGA
- a CDS encoding CARDB domain-containing protein produces MAGALESEEYTRFREELSELLASYDEGRPAERAFAERAKAISQDRAADRFAADPDDLDSVDRYLLELETTNVNRAGALIGLGAGVASAETVDDVAEFVTELKAQEENLAAARRTATSTVEAATLPALPLVYGITVDDDDDPLPVGATTTLSITVGNAGDDAATDVSVAIETGDDVTVADSERTVSLDPGVTEQVSAAMSVEEAGDVRIRAVLSYDGDEFVETESLEVLSVEGFLERAGRRLETLTERIEGADASRGAQRRLLSSLAAAGASLERALEAWSAGDRRRTDDHLATATKQLGAFLNKLAAAEAGRGTGNGPGGGATVEFSAWHRTSFEVVATEVIDHLSRVRSARL; encoded by the coding sequence ATGGCGGGCGCGCTCGAATCGGAGGAGTACACCCGGTTCCGAGAGGAGCTTTCGGAACTGCTGGCCTCGTACGACGAGGGCCGGCCCGCCGAACGCGCCTTCGCCGAGCGAGCCAAAGCCATCTCGCAGGACAGGGCCGCAGACAGGTTCGCCGCCGACCCCGACGACCTCGACTCCGTCGACCGCTACCTCTTGGAACTGGAGACGACGAACGTCAACCGCGCTGGGGCACTGATCGGTCTCGGCGCGGGCGTGGCATCCGCCGAGACCGTCGACGACGTCGCGGAGTTCGTAACCGAACTGAAAGCCCAGGAGGAGAACCTCGCGGCAGCGCGACGTACCGCGACCTCGACGGTCGAGGCAGCTACGCTCCCCGCGCTGCCGCTCGTATACGGTATCACCGTGGACGATGACGACGATCCGCTCCCGGTCGGTGCCACGACGACGCTCTCGATCACGGTCGGTAACGCGGGTGACGACGCAGCCACCGACGTCTCGGTGGCCATCGAGACCGGTGACGACGTTACGGTCGCCGACTCGGAAAGAACGGTGTCGCTCGATCCCGGCGTGACCGAGCAGGTCTCCGCCGCGATGAGCGTCGAGGAGGCGGGAGACGTCCGTATTCGGGCGGTGCTGAGCTACGACGGGGATGAGTTCGTCGAAACGGAGTCCCTCGAGGTCCTCTCCGTCGAGGGATTCCTCGAACGCGCCGGCCGACGACTGGAGACCCTCACCGAGCGCATTGAGGGGGCGGACGCTTCGCGGGGCGCACAGCGCCGACTCCTGTCGTCCTTGGCTGCTGCGGGTGCCAGTCTCGAGCGGGCGCTGGAGGCGTGGAGTGCGGGCGATCGGCGGCGCACCGACGACCACCTCGCGACGGCGACGAAGCAACTCGGCGCGTTCCTCAACAAACTCGCCGCAGCCGAGGCTGGCCGGGGAACCGGGAACGGACCCGGCGGTGGGGCGACGGTCGAGTTCTCCGCGTGGCACCGGACGAGCTTCGAGGTCGTCGCCACGGAGGTCATCGACCACCTGTCGCGCGTCCGTTCGGCCCGGCTGTAG
- the gfo6 gene encoding D-xylose 1-dehydrogenase Gfo6, with translation MEIEDAFARYTRRDWEWESVDGTVRLAVVGVGGFARQRALPGIADGTYCETTVLVSSSTERARATADEFGIEHVLGYDAFLDGEAADAYDAVYVATPNALHGEYAIAAAERGKDVICEKPLETTAERARRIVDACDDAGVTLMTAYRLQVEPAVRRTHDLVDGGAIGEVVQLHGSFSHPLLEYAGPDTWRLDPGLAGGGALIDLGIYPLNTARYVLDCDPVAVYADTHSSGEPFDAVDEHVAFQLAFPTGATASCTASFDAHAASQLELVGTEGKIRIASPFGGIVPHEIVAESGDVRTEYTGPPVDEVREEFDYFGYCVLTGTDPEPDGEDGVVDLDVIERAYDAAEAGERVRL, from the coding sequence ATGGAGATCGAGGACGCCTTCGCCCGCTACACGCGCCGCGACTGGGAGTGGGAGTCGGTCGACGGCACCGTCCGCCTCGCCGTGGTCGGCGTCGGGGGGTTCGCCCGCCAGCGGGCGCTGCCCGGCATCGCCGACGGAACGTACTGCGAGACGACGGTCCTCGTCAGCAGTTCGACCGAACGGGCGCGGGCGACCGCCGACGAGTTCGGGATCGAGCACGTACTCGGCTACGACGCCTTCCTCGACGGCGAGGCCGCCGACGCCTACGACGCGGTCTACGTCGCGACGCCGAACGCCCTCCACGGCGAGTACGCGATCGCCGCCGCCGAGCGGGGGAAAGACGTCATCTGCGAGAAGCCCCTCGAGACGACCGCCGAGCGCGCCCGGCGGATCGTCGACGCCTGCGACGACGCGGGCGTGACGCTGATGACCGCCTACCGGCTACAGGTCGAGCCGGCGGTCCGTCGCACCCACGACCTCGTCGACGGCGGGGCGATCGGCGAGGTCGTCCAGCTCCACGGCAGCTTCTCGCACCCGCTGCTGGAGTACGCGGGCCCGGACACGTGGCGGCTCGACCCCGGCCTCGCCGGCGGCGGCGCGCTGATCGACCTCGGCATCTACCCGCTGAACACGGCCCGCTACGTCCTCGACTGCGATCCCGTCGCCGTCTACGCCGACACCCACTCCAGCGGCGAGCCGTTCGACGCGGTCGACGAACACGTCGCCTTCCAGCTCGCCTTCCCGACGGGCGCGACGGCCTCGTGTACGGCGAGTTTCGACGCGCACGCGGCCAGCCAACTCGAACTGGTGGGCACCGAGGGGAAGATCCGGATCGCCTCGCCGTTCGGCGGCATCGTCCCCCACGAGATCGTCGCCGAGAGCGGCGACGTCCGCACGGAGTACACCGGGCCGCCGGTCGACGAGGTCCGCGAGGAGTTCGACTACTTCGGCTACTGCGTCCTGACGGGGACCGACCCCGAACCCGACGGCGAGGACGGCGTGGTGGACCTCGACGTGATCGAGAGGGCCTACGACGCCGCCGAGGCCGGCGAGCGGGTGCGTCTGTAG